One part of the Fusobacterium pseudoperiodonticum genome encodes these proteins:
- a CDS encoding helix-turn-helix transcriptional regulator codes for MILTERQKKILKMLKEKSLLSGDEIAKSLNVTKSALRTDFSILTALKLVTSKQNKGYSYNNKCTIIRVKDCMSPQNSIDVKTSVYDAIIHLFNYDLGTLVVVENEKLVGIISRKDLLKATLNKKNIEKTPVSMIMTRMPNIVHCFEDDNIMDAIEKLIRHEIDSLPVLRKENGKLSLVGRFTKTNVTKLFYQELKNKSI; via the coding sequence ATGATTTTAACAGAGAGACAAAAGAAAATACTTAAAATGTTAAAAGAAAAATCATTACTATCAGGAGATGAAATTGCTAAAAGTTTAAATGTTACTAAATCTGCACTGAGAACAGATTTTTCAATTTTAACAGCACTGAAGTTAGTAACATCTAAACAAAACAAAGGTTATAGTTACAACAATAAATGTACAATAATTAGAGTTAAAGACTGTATGAGTCCACAGAACTCAATAGATGTAAAGACTTCTGTCTATGATGCTATCATACACTTATTTAACTATGATTTAGGTACTTTAGTTGTGGTTGAAAACGAGAAATTAGTTGGTATCATTTCCAGAAAAGATTTGTTAAAAGCTACATTGAATAAGAAAAATATAGAAAAGACACCTGTCAGTATGATAATGACAAGAATGCCAAATATTGTACACTGTTTTGAAGACGATAATATAATGGATGCGATAGAAAAATTGATAAGACATGAGATAGACTCTTTACCTGTTCTTAGAAAAGAAAATGGTAAATTATCTCTTGTTGGTAGATTTACAAAAACGAATGTAACAAAATTATTTTATCAAGAGCTTAAAAATAAAAGTATTTAG
- a CDS encoding DUF5724 domain-containing protein, with product MLSFSDYKFELFYKIKEVNQLSKNITKDENNIFIIEKTIDAKNIFSKTNDELFELAKKLDILIIENANYEYINIYTNQKEVLKTGFFPMLNKKNHSSDIDKLEEYPLAELWKKFYENEIKDFSTLYQLHLLYQPYRKTGKFSDVINDILGIAPATIINNIAQLFETTSSKNPRANIIAKIIDLLYTEYEEKNKEYIFETAKAFTIALLDRKTEDLVEKLSKPSFHYDKKIEYTTLFSIPSKVTFNYLSNYYNEKTFIESFILKLAIENKLSNYKHGEVFYSLIEIANSIELGLAPKELLIKNILSTSIENILDNLKIFYHLISGKKHDFYNDVDKMRDTWNYDKAIKVLEKYVLEAINSIVDNELKSEDNKTKYSKLITYIEKIEGIDYLIKILQALDNKKIGRTKKETLNYLLKICYPSEKDNLKTFKDKIKNTDISKERLVEVSIYAPQWKRLIDDFLMS from the coding sequence ATGTTAAGTTTCTCTGATTACAAATTCGAATTATTTTATAAAATAAAAGAAGTTAATCAACTTTCTAAAAATATCACTAAAGATGAGAATAATATATTTATTATTGAAAAAACTATAGATGCAAAAAATATTTTCTCTAAAACTAATGATGAACTTTTTGAATTAGCGAAAAAATTAGATATTTTAATTATTGAGAATGCTAATTATGAATATATTAATATTTATACAAATCAAAAAGAAGTACTCAAGACTGGATTTTTCCCTATGCTTAATAAGAAAAATCACTCTTCAGATATAGATAAATTAGAAGAATATCCTTTAGCAGAACTTTGGAAAAAATTTTATGAAAATGAGATAAAAGATTTTTCTACACTTTATCAATTACATCTTCTTTATCAACCCTATAGAAAAACTGGTAAATTCTCAGATGTGATTAATGATATTTTAGGAATTGCTCCAGCAACTATTATCAATAATATTGCCCAACTTTTTGAAACTACATCTAGTAAAAATCCTAGAGCTAATATAATAGCAAAAATAATAGATTTACTTTATACGGAATATGAAGAAAAGAATAAGGAATACATATTTGAAACTGCTAAAGCATTTACTATAGCACTTCTTGATAGAAAAACTGAAGACTTAGTGGAGAAACTTTCAAAACCTTCTTTTCACTATGATAAGAAAATAGAATATACTACTCTTTTTTCTATTCCTTCAAAAGTTACTTTTAATTATTTATCTAATTATTATAATGAAAAAACATTTATAGAAAGTTTTATTTTAAAACTTGCTATTGAGAATAAATTAAGTAACTATAAACATGGAGAAGTTTTCTATTCTCTTATTGAAATAGCAAACTCTATTGAGCTTGGTTTAGCTCCAAAGGAATTACTTATAAAAAATATTTTATCTACAAGTATAGAAAACATACTGGATAATTTAAAAATTTTTTATCATTTAATAAGTGGTAAAAAACATGATTTCTACAATGATGTGGATAAAATGAGAGATACTTGGAATTATGATAAGGCTATAAAGGTACTAGAAAAATATGTACTAGAAGCTATTAACTCTATAGTTGATAATGAACTTAAGAGTGAAGATAACAAAACTAAGTATTCTAAACTGATAACTTATATTGAAAAAATAGAAGGCATAGACTATTTAATTAAAATTTTACAAGCACTTGATAACAAAAAGATAGGTAGGACTAAAAAAGAAACTCTTAATTACTTATTAAAAATATGTTATCCAAGTGAAAAAGATAACTTAAAAACTTTTAAAGATAAAATTAAAAACACTGATATCTCAAAAGAAAGACTAGTAGAAGTGTCAATATATGCACCTCAATGGAAAAGACTTATTGATGATTTCTTAATGTCGTAA
- a CDS encoding DUF4132 domain-containing protein, whose product MFDFYSNKFTSDINHFIKKAKDRVRSLDRDNQRFIEDIFTKGNYRSYGEILENNLINKFARRENVKFEDIFPENIHPALEILIGETNLKNFIKIGEKITKTPYTMGYTRRMVRSSNCRNYIDKLFSVLKTFVHYKFFDINTKKLLLGNCNFKGLEGWNLKNLITSLENKYIIANDIDNGNQDVIDFINEALTSGSSKNINYGTLAAVFVSENKSLVEMAGKLLLAAQRQEGLRQQICETMDEGSQENFEYMFKIIYDNDLIRFSSVKRALGTWTGLLGENYNNPETVGKKELEIINKLIDNPKYADELLKSDDNVEVYLALWYKASQDVKIALEAIQELLKVTKIHTKLLVAYNLDIFQDIKYQRTVAKDIIKEYSKKDDNDFLKIVACYWEHLSYNAYTNSSIKTNRGLFDTADEAKEFFEIFKKVFVLIDGKDKVFNPIIFPWVSKYIYKHSIASILFTIAISYPELNLKNEVLTYFKALDTYSRSGYLKSMFYKPENEDEELFVVKMLADASVTNEVNKIIRNNNLASKYSKEIEDTLRLKTADVRKNAISLILSLESSQLLEATENLVQDKNANKRLAGLDILTKIKDKQDFAKEKIEKIATTIKEPTDPEKILIDGLVGKVETTESSDLYDKTYKFELPYEVKEVKKLSKNVKKNKDGVYIIEKTIDAKDIFTKTEDELFELVKKFNALVVNNGTHEYTNGYTGEKVLLRDNFLPIVKRANYYYSVDEHLDEYPLADTWREFYKNEIKDFSTLYQLYLLTQSHSRIENFNNVINKILHTTPGIILKKIIHHFKTFSDNEIMEKIVYLLYKEYKEENKEYLFETSKAFFIELLKENPANLVYRRNKNHNYNSIFDLEYSIPTVVFRNLSEYWDERTFTENLILKLNFEKKVSSYKTRENFYSLIDIANAVELALVEKDLLIKSIFSEDIDKMSTNFRNLYNFLGIKNPHYYYYNNYDDNEKIKNSWNYDNAIKVLKKYGLEVVNYVVDNELKRGDSKTKYSKLITSINRIEGVDYLIKILQALGNEKLVRSDYWYGDNTSKKEVLSHLLKVSFPNEKDDLKTFKEKIKNTNISEERLVEVAMYASQWIELIDKFLKWKGFTSGCYYFQAHMSDVSKDKEGIIAKYSPISIEDFQAGAFDIDWFKDAYKQLGKEHFDVLYESAKYITDGAKHSRARKFADAVLGNMKVKDVEKEIAAKRNKDLVASYSLIPLAKNKIKDAVNRYKFLQNFLKESKQFGAQRRASEAKAFEVSLENLSRNMGYSDVTRLTWAMESEMMAEMKKYFEPKKIQDYSVYIEIDDLGQSSIKYEKDGKALKSLPTKIKNEKYIEEIKEVHKNLKEQYSRSRKMLEQSMEDGIKFYAYEIKTLSTNPVVAPLIKDLVFKVDDILGYYVDNQLIGFDKKAKKVTLIEDIDKDTLLTIAHPFDLFNSKQWPLYQQDILEREVKQVFKQVFRELYIKTKDELKMEKSRRYAGHQIQPTKSIALLKTRRWVVDDYEGLQKVYYKENIIAKMYAMADWYSPAEVEAPTIEDIVFYDRKTFELMTIEDVPDLIFSEVMRDIDLVVSVAHVGDVDPEASQSTIEMRRAIVEFNAKLFKLKNVTFTESHALIKGTRAEYSIHLGSGVIHQKAGATIEVLPIHSQHRGRVFLPFIDEDPKTAEIMAKVLLFAQDEKIKDIFILDQIL is encoded by the coding sequence ATGTTTGATTTTTATAGCAATAAATTTACATCGGATATTAATCACTTTATAAAAAAAGCTAAAGATAGAGTAAGATCTTTAGATAGAGATAATCAAAGATTTATCGAAGATATCTTTACAAAAGGAAATTATCGTAGCTATGGTGAGATTTTAGAAAATAATTTAATCAATAAGTTTGCAAGAAGAGAAAATGTTAAATTTGAAGATATTTTCCCAGAAAATATACACCCAGCATTAGAAATACTTATTGGAGAAACTAATTTAAAAAACTTTATAAAAATTGGAGAAAAAATTACAAAAACTCCCTATACTATGGGGTATACAAGAAGAATGGTCAGAAGCTCAAATTGTCGTAACTATATAGACAAACTTTTTTCTGTTCTTAAAACTTTTGTCCATTACAAGTTTTTTGATATCAATACTAAAAAATTATTACTTGGAAACTGTAATTTTAAAGGCCTTGAAGGTTGGAATTTGAAAAATTTAATCACTTCACTTGAAAATAAATATATTATTGCCAACGACATTGACAATGGAAATCAAGATGTTATAGATTTCATCAATGAAGCTTTGACAAGTGGTTCTTCTAAAAATATAAATTATGGAACCTTAGCAGCAGTATTTGTTTCTGAAAATAAATCTCTAGTAGAAATGGCTGGAAAATTACTTCTTGCTGCACAAAGACAGGAAGGACTTCGTCAACAAATATGTGAAACTATGGATGAAGGAAGTCAAGAAAATTTTGAATATATGTTTAAAATTATCTATGATAATGATTTAATTCGTTTCTCTTCTGTTAAAAGAGCTTTAGGAACTTGGACAGGTTTACTTGGTGAAAACTACAATAATCCTGAAACAGTAGGTAAAAAAGAATTAGAAATTATTAATAAACTAATTGATAATCCAAAATATGCTGATGAACTTTTAAAAAGTGATGATAATGTTGAAGTGTATCTTGCACTTTGGTATAAGGCAAGTCAAGATGTAAAGATTGCACTTGAAGCTATACAAGAACTTTTAAAAGTTACTAAAATACACACAAAATTGTTAGTTGCATATAATCTAGATATTTTCCAAGATATAAAATATCAAAGAACAGTTGCTAAAGATATAATTAAAGAATATTCAAAAAAAGATGATAATGATTTCTTAAAAATAGTTGCTTGTTATTGGGAACATCTATCTTATAATGCTTATACTAATTCTTCTATAAAGACTAATAGAGGACTTTTTGATACAGCAGATGAGGCAAAAGAATTTTTTGAAATATTTAAAAAAGTTTTTGTATTGATAGATGGCAAAGATAAAGTCTTTAATCCTATTATTTTTCCTTGGGTAAGCAAATATATATATAAACATAGTATAGCTAGCATTCTATTTACAATAGCTATTTCATATCCTGAATTAAATTTAAAAAATGAAGTATTAACTTATTTTAAAGCCCTTGATACTTATTCTCGTAGTGGATATTTAAAATCAATGTTTTACAAACCTGAAAATGAAGATGAAGAGTTGTTTGTTGTAAAAATGTTAGCTGATGCCAGTGTTACAAATGAAGTAAATAAAATAATAAGAAATAATAATTTAGCTAGTAAATATTCTAAGGAAATTGAAGATACACTTAGATTAAAAACCGCTGATGTTAGAAAGAATGCTATTAGTTTAATTTTAAGCCTTGAAAGTTCACAATTATTAGAAGCAACAGAAAATCTAGTTCAAGATAAAAATGCAAATAAAAGATTGGCTGGTCTAGATATTTTAACAAAAATAAAAGATAAGCAAGATTTTGCAAAAGAAAAAATTGAAAAAATTGCTACTACTATAAAAGAGCCAACAGATCCTGAAAAAATTCTTATTGATGGTTTAGTAGGAAAAGTTGAAACTACTGAATCTTCTGACTTATATGATAAAACATATAAATTTGAACTTCCTTATGAAGTAAAAGAAGTTAAGAAACTTTCTAAAAATGTTAAGAAAAATAAAGATGGAGTATATATTATTGAAAAGACTATAGATGCAAAAGATATTTTCACTAAAACTGAAGATGAACTTTTTGAATTAGTTAAAAAATTTAATGCTTTAGTTGTTAATAATGGTACCCATGAGTATACAAATGGCTACACTGGTGAAAAAGTTTTACTAAGAGATAACTTTCTTCCTATAGTAAAAAGAGCAAACTATTATTACAGTGTAGATGAGCACTTAGATGAGTATCCTTTAGCAGATACTTGGAGAGAATTCTATAAAAATGAAATAAAAGATTTCTCTACACTTTATCAATTGTATCTTCTTACTCAATCTCATTCAAGGATTGAAAATTTCAATAATGTTATTAATAAAATTTTACATACCACTCCAGGAATTATTCTTAAGAAGATAATTCATCATTTTAAAACTTTTTCTGATAATGAGATAATGGAAAAAATAGTGTATTTACTATATAAAGAATATAAAGAAGAAAATAAGGAATATCTATTTGAAACTTCAAAAGCTTTCTTTATTGAACTTCTAAAAGAAAATCCTGCAAATTTAGTCTACAGAAGAAATAAAAATCATAATTATAACAGTATTTTTGATTTAGAATATAGTATTCCTACTGTTGTTTTTAGAAATTTATCTGAATACTGGGATGAGAGAACATTTACAGAAAATTTAATTTTAAAATTAAACTTCGAAAAGAAAGTATCTTCTTATAAAACTAGGGAAAATTTCTATTCTCTGATTGATATAGCAAATGCTGTTGAACTTGCTCTAGTAGAAAAAGATTTACTTATAAAGAGTATTTTCTCTGAAGATATAGATAAGATGAGTACTAATTTTAGAAATCTATATAATTTTTTAGGAATTAAAAATCCTCATTATTACTATTATAATAATTATGATGATAATGAAAAAATTAAAAATTCTTGGAACTATGATAATGCTATAAAAGTTTTAAAGAAATATGGACTAGAAGTTGTTAACTATGTAGTTGACAATGAATTAAAAAGAGGAGATAGTAAAACTAAATATTCTAAACTAATCACTTCTATTAACAGAATAGAAGGAGTGGACTATTTAATTAAAATTTTACAAGCTCTCGGGAATGAAAAGTTAGTTAGAAGTGACTATTGGTATGGAGATAATACAAGCAAAAAAGAAGTTTTAAGCCACCTATTGAAAGTATCTTTCCCAAATGAAAAAGATGACTTAAAGACTTTTAAAGAAAAAATTAAAAATACTAATATCTCAGAAGAGAGGCTAGTTGAGGTGGCTATGTATGCATCTCAATGGATAGAACTGATAGATAAATTCTTAAAATGGAAGGGATTCACAAGTGGTTGCTACTATTTCCAAGCACATATGAGTGATGTTTCAAAGGATAAAGAAGGAATAATTGCAAAATATTCTCCTATTTCTATTGAAGATTTCCAAGCAGGAGCCTTTGATATCGACTGGTTTAAAGACGCCTATAAGCAACTAGGTAAAGAACACTTTGATGTCCTTTATGAAAGTGCAAAATATATAACTGATGGAGCTAAACATTCTCGTGCTAGAAAGTTTGCTGATGCAGTTTTAGGAAATATGAAAGTAAAAGATGTAGAAAAAGAAATTGCTGCTAAGAGAAATAAAGACTTAGTTGCAAGTTATTCTTTGATACCATTAGCTAAAAATAAAATTAAAGATGCTGTTAACCGTTATAAATTTTTACAAAATTTCTTAAAAGAAAGTAAACAATTTGGTGCACAAAGAAGAGCTAGTGAAGCTAAAGCTTTTGAAGTATCCTTAGAAAATCTATCTCGTAATATGGGTTATTCTGATGTTACTCGTTTAACTTGGGCTATGGAAAGTGAAATGATGGCTGAAATGAAAAAATATTTTGAGCCTAAGAAAATCCAAGATTATTCAGTATATATAGAAATTGATGACTTAGGTCAAAGCTCAATAAAATATGAAAAAGATGGAAAAGCTTTAAAATCTTTACCTACTAAAATTAAAAATGAAAAATATATTGAAGAAATTAAAGAAGTTCATAAGAACTTAAAAGAACAATATAGTCGTTCAAGAAAAATGTTAGAGCAATCAATGGAAGATGGAATTAAATTCTATGCTTATGAAATTAAAACTCTATCAACTAATCCTGTTGTTGCTCCATTAATTAAAGATTTAGTGTTTAAAGTAGATGACATCTTAGGATATTATGTAGATAATCAACTTATTGGTTTTGATAAAAAAGCTAAAAAAGTAACTTTAATTGAAGATATTGATAAAGATACTTTATTAACAATAGCTCACCCATTCGATTTATTTAATAGTAAACAATGGCCTTTGTATCAACAAGATATTTTAGAAAGAGAAGTAAAACAAGTATTTAAACAAGTTTTCCGTGAACTATATATCAAAACTAAAGATGAACTTAAAATGGAAAAATCTAGAAGATATGCAGGTCATCAAATTCAACCTACTAAGTCTATTGCCTTACTTAAAACTAGAAGATGGGTTGTAGATGATTATGAAGGTTTACAAAAAGTTTACTATAAAGAAAACATTATAGCTAAGATGTATGCTATGGCAGATTGGTACTCACCTGCTGAAGTTGAAGCACCTACTATTGAGGATATAGTTTTCTATGATAGAAAAACTTTTGAACTGATGACAATAGAAGATGTTCCTGATTTAATTTTCTCAGAAGTTATGAGAGATATTGATTTAGTTGTAAGTGTGGCACATGTAGGAGATGTTGATCCTGAAGCAAGTCAATCAACTATTGAAATGCGTAGAGCAATTGTTGAATTCAATGCTAAGTTGTTCAAGTTGAAAAATGTTACATTTACTGAAAGTCATGCTCTAATAAAAGGAACAAGAGCAGAGTACTCAATCCATTTAGGAAGTGGAGTAATTCATCAGAAAGCTGGTGCAACTATAGAAGTTTTACCTATACATTCTCAACATAGAGGAAGAGTTTTCTTACCATTTATAGATGAGGATCCAAAGACTGCTGAAATAATGGCTAAAGTTCTACTATTTGCACAAGATGAAAAGATTAAAGATATATTTATTTTAGACCAAATTTTATAA
- a CDS encoding trans-sulfuration enzyme family protein, with protein sequence MNKNVGTVCVHGKKQRRNVDNTGAVSFPIYQSATFVHPAFGESTGFDYSRLQNPTREELERVVNDLEEGVDALAFSTGMAAVTTLLDILEPGDHIVATDDLYGGTIRLMESICKKNGIKTTFVETDKVENVEKAIEKNTKMIYIETPTNPMMKIADIEEISKIAKKNNCILVVDNTFLTPYFQKPLKLGADVVLHSATKYLAGHNDTLAGFLVTNSQEISEKLRFITKTIGACLSPFDSWLVLRGIKTLHIRMEQHQKNAKKIVEWLKTQKAVVSVYYPGLEENESIEVSKKQGTGFGGMVSFHVDTPERTKKILKDIKLIQFAESLGGVESLITYPMFQTHADVPLEERLARGINECLLRMSVGIEDVNDLIEDLDQAINK encoded by the coding sequence ATGAATAAAAATGTAGGAACTGTATGTGTCCACGGGAAAAAACAAAGAAGAAATGTAGATAATACAGGAGCAGTAAGTTTCCCTATATATCAATCTGCAACTTTTGTTCACCCAGCATTTGGAGAATCAACAGGTTTTGACTATTCAAGATTACAAAATCCAACAAGAGAAGAACTAGAAAGAGTAGTTAATGACTTAGAGGAAGGTGTGGATGCTTTAGCATTTAGTACAGGAATGGCAGCAGTTACAACTTTATTAGATATCTTAGAACCAGGGGATCATATAGTTGCAACAGATGACTTATATGGTGGAACAATAAGATTGATGGAGAGTATCTGTAAAAAGAATGGAATAAAGACAACTTTTGTTGAAACAGATAAAGTTGAAAATGTTGAAAAAGCCATAGAAAAAAATACAAAAATGATATATATAGAAACTCCAACAAATCCAATGATGAAGATAGCAGATATAGAAGAAATCTCTAAAATAGCTAAAAAGAATAATTGTATTTTAGTTGTTGACAATACATTTTTAACACCATATTTTCAGAAACCTCTTAAGTTAGGTGCTGATGTTGTACTTCACAGTGCTACAAAATATTTAGCAGGACATAATGATACTTTGGCAGGTTTTTTAGTAACAAATTCTCAAGAAATTAGTGAAAAACTTAGATTCATAACAAAGACTATAGGAGCTTGTTTATCTCCTTTTGATTCATGGCTTGTTTTAAGAGGAATAAAAACTCTTCATATTAGAATGGAACAACATCAAAAAAATGCTAAAAAGATTGTTGAATGGTTAAAAACTCAAAAAGCAGTTGTTTCAGTTTATTATCCAGGACTTGAAGAAAATGAATCTATAGAAGTTTCTAAAAAACAAGGAACAGGTTTTGGAGGAATGGTATCTTTCCATGTTGATACTCCTGAAAGAACTAAGAAAATTTTGAAAGATATTAAGTTAATACAATTTGCAGAAAGTTTAGGAGGAGTTGAATCTCTAATTACTTATCCTATGTTCCAAACACATGCTGATGTACCTTTAGAAGAAAGATTAGCAAGAGGTATAAATGAATGTCTTTTAAGAATGTCAGTTGGTATAGAAGATGTAAATGATTTAATAGAAGATTTAGATCAGGCAATAAATAAATAA